A single region of the Selenomonas sp. oral taxon 920 genome encodes:
- the rplA gene encoding 50S ribosomal protein L1: MAKFGKKYQDAAKLIESGKLYASQEAMELVKKTATAKFDETIELHVRLGVDPKYADQQVRGALVLPNGTGKTQRVLVFAKGEKVAEAEAAGADFVGSDEIVQKIQGGWLDFDVAVATPDMMGTVGRLGKVLGPRGLMPNPKLGTVTMDLKKAITEIKAGQVEYRTDKAGNVHVPIGKASFDADKLRENYQAVIDTLIRVKPAAAKGQYIRSITVVATMGPAVPVALS, from the coding sequence ATGGCAAAGTTTGGTAAGAAATACCAAGACGCTGCGAAGCTCATCGAGAGCGGCAAGCTCTATGCTTCGCAGGAGGCGATGGAGCTCGTAAAGAAGACGGCAACTGCCAAATTCGACGAGACCATCGAACTGCATGTGCGCCTCGGCGTCGATCCGAAGTATGCGGATCAGCAGGTGCGCGGCGCGCTTGTCCTGCCGAACGGCACGGGCAAGACCCAGCGCGTTCTCGTCTTCGCCAAAGGCGAAAAGGTTGCAGAGGCAGAGGCCGCAGGGGCGGACTTTGTCGGCTCGGATGAGATCGTGCAGAAGATCCAGGGCGGCTGGCTCGATTTCGATGTCGCCGTCGCAACGCCCGATATGATGGGCACGGTCGGCCGCCTCGGCAAGGTGCTCGGTCCCCGCGGACTCATGCCGAACCCGAAGCTCGGCACGGTCACGATGGATCTCAAGAAGGCGATCACCGAGATCAAGGCAGGTCAGGTGGAGTACCGCACGGACAAGGCGGGCAACGTCCACGTTCCCATCGGGAAGGCCTCCTTTGACGCGGACAAGCTCCGCGAGAACTATCAGGCAGTCATCGACACGCTTATCCGCGTGAAGCCGGCGGCAGCAAAGGGGCAGTATATCCGCTCCATCACCGTTGTGGCGACGATGGGTCCTGCCGTCCCCGTTGCACTCAGCTAA
- the secE gene encoding preprotein translocase subunit SecE, whose protein sequence is MEKIVKFLREVVAEMKKVSWSTQRELATYTGVVGIAIVVVCALIWICDTIFARVFQVILHY, encoded by the coding sequence ATGGAAAAAATAGTCAAATTCCTGCGGGAAGTTGTCGCAGAGATGAAGAAGGTCTCGTGGTCGACGCAGCGCGAGCTGGCAACCTATACGGGCGTTGTCGGCATCGCCATTGTTGTTGTCTGCGCGCTGATCTGGATCTGTGACACGATTTTTGCGCGTGTGTTTCAGGTCATACTGCACTACTAG
- the nusG gene encoding transcription termination/antitermination protein NusG — MADKEELYLRQANPHRAWYVIHTYSGYENKVKANLERLMHSASMSEMIFNVVVPVENEIEIKDGKEKVVPRKVFPGYVLVDMIVDEHSWYVVRNTTGVTGFVGSEKHPIPLTAEEAERILSGAAGGVPKRRTKVSVGDTVRIVSGAFEDYAGKITSIDSSGLRVQVDVEGTPFDMEIDQVELI, encoded by the coding sequence ATGGCAGATAAGGAAGAACTCTATCTCAGACAGGCAAACCCGCATCGGGCTTGGTATGTCATCCACACCTATTCAGGCTATGAGAACAAGGTCAAGGCGAACCTCGAGCGGCTCATGCACTCAGCGAGCATGAGCGAGATGATCTTCAATGTCGTCGTTCCCGTCGAGAATGAGATCGAGATAAAGGACGGCAAGGAAAAGGTTGTTCCGCGCAAGGTGTTTCCCGGCTATGTTCTCGTTGACATGATCGTCGATGAGCACTCGTGGTACGTCGTTCGCAATACGACCGGCGTTACGGGGTTTGTCGGCTCGGAGAAGCACCCGATCCCGCTGACGGCGGAGGAGGCGGAGCGCATCCTCTCGGGGGCGGCCGGCGGTGTGCCGAAGCGTCGTACGAAAGTGAGCGTCGGGGATACTGTACGCATTGTCTCGGGTGCGTTTGAGGACTACGCGGGCAAGATCACATCGATCGATTCGTCGGGGCTGCGCGTGCAGGTCGACGTGGAGGGAACCCCCTTCGATATGGAGATCGACCAGGTTGAACTGATTTGA
- the rplK gene encoding 50S ribosomal protein L11, with translation MAKKVARVVKLQVPAGKATPAPPVGPALGQAGVNIMAFVKDFNERTAKQAGLIIPVEITVFEDRSFTFITKTPPAAVLLKKAAGIEKASGEPNKTKVAKLPRSKAREIAESKMPDLNAASIEAATSMIEGTARSMGIEITD, from the coding sequence ATGGCAAAGAAGGTTGCGCGTGTCGTAAAGCTGCAGGTTCCTGCGGGCAAGGCGACACCGGCTCCTCCGGTAGGACCTGCGCTTGGTCAGGCGGGCGTGAACATCATGGCGTTCGTCAAGGACTTCAATGAGCGCACGGCGAAGCAGGCGGGGCTCATTATTCCGGTTGAGATCACGGTCTTTGAGGATCGTTCCTTTACCTTTATCACGAAGACCCCTCCTGCAGCAGTTCTGCTGAAGAAGGCGGCGGGCATTGAGAAGGCGTCGGGCGAGCCGAACAAGACGAAGGTCGCGAAGCTCCCGCGCTCGAAGGCGCGCGAGATCGCCGAGTCCAAGATGCCGGATCTGAATGCCGCATCGATCGAGGCGGCGACATCCATGATCGAGGGCACCGCCCGCAGCATGGGAATCGAGATCACAGACTAA
- the pfp gene encoding diphosphate--fructose-6-phosphate 1-phosphotransferase, whose product MIGIKNVIAIICGGGPAPGINSVISAVVSEATRHGWDVLGIYDGFSRLARGEKNYVRLEPANISRIHLTGGCILKMSRFNPTKKESDLRTVVETLTELGVTHVVTIGGDDTAFSSMAVSEYARKMGRTINVVHVPKTIDNDLPLPEGVPTFGFETARAFGTMEIENLMEDASTTNNRWYFTIAMGRTAGHLALGMGRSAGAAITIIPEEFAQDKIPLQQVVDVITGSIVKRYLTGRNYGVAVIAEGVIEKIAEEDFAKLGNVVTDEHGHIRYSELDFGEILKQAVLAETKKLGIGISVIDKEIGYELRCTAPIAYDIDYCRSLGYSAVKFLMSGDSGAIITIQDNQAVPMRFDEIRDPETGKTKVRKVNINSVHYRIARGFMMRLEKGDLDDPGLANAYRMTHEEFKERYSYLFDGDAAE is encoded by the coding sequence ATGATTGGGATCAAGAATGTCATTGCGATCATCTGCGGGGGCGGCCCTGCGCCCGGCATCAACAGTGTCATCTCGGCGGTGGTCAGCGAGGCGACGCGTCACGGTTGGGACGTGCTCGGCATCTATGACGGCTTCTCGCGGCTTGCGCGCGGCGAGAAGAACTACGTGCGTCTCGAGCCCGCAAACATCAGCCGTATCCACCTGACAGGCGGCTGCATCCTCAAAATGTCGCGCTTCAACCCGACGAAGAAAGAATCCGACCTGCGCACTGTCGTCGAGACACTGACCGAGCTCGGTGTAACCCATGTCGTCACCATCGGCGGCGATGATACGGCGTTTAGCTCGATGGCAGTTTCTGAATATGCCCGCAAGATGGGGCGCACGATCAACGTCGTTCACGTCCCGAAGACCATCGACAACGATTTGCCGCTGCCCGAGGGAGTGCCGACGTTTGGCTTCGAAACGGCGCGCGCATTCGGTACAATGGAGATCGAGAACCTCATGGAGGACGCGAGCACGACGAACAACCGCTGGTACTTTACCATTGCGATGGGGCGCACGGCGGGCCATCTCGCCCTCGGCATGGGCCGCAGCGCAGGCGCGGCGATCACGATCATCCCCGAGGAGTTTGCGCAGGATAAGATTCCGCTGCAGCAGGTCGTCGACGTCATCACCGGTTCGATCGTGAAGCGTTACCTCACGGGGCGCAACTACGGCGTTGCCGTCATCGCCGAGGGGGTCATTGAAAAGATTGCCGAAGAGGACTTCGCAAAGCTTGGCAATGTCGTCACGGACGAACACGGACACATCCGCTACAGCGAGCTCGACTTCGGCGAAATTCTGAAGCAGGCGGTGCTCGCAGAGACAAAGAAACTCGGCATCGGCATCTCTGTCATTGACAAGGAAATCGGCTACGAGCTGCGCTGCACGGCGCCGATTGCATACGACATCGACTACTGCCGTTCGCTTGGCTACTCGGCAGTGAAATTCCTCATGAGCGGCGACTCGGGTGCGATCATCACGATCCAGGACAACCAGGCGGTGCCCATGCGCTTCGATGAGATCCGCGATCCGGAGACAGGAAAGACGAAGGTGCGCAAGGTCAACATCAACTCTGTGCACTACCGTATCGCACGCGGCTTCATGATGCGTCTCGAAAAGGGCGATCTCGACGATCCGGGGCTCGCGAATGCCTACCGCATGACGCACGAGGAGTTCAAGGAGCGTTACTCCTACCTCTTCGACGGTGACGCGGCGGAGTGA
- the rpmG gene encoding 50S ribosomal protein L33: MRNNITLECTECHSRNYRTNKNKKNNPDRLEFSKYCKFCRKHTPHKETK; this comes from the coding sequence ATGCGCAACAACATTACGCTTGAGTGCACGGAGTGCCATAGCCGCAACTATCGCACGAACAAGAACAAGAAGAACAATCCGGATCGTCTGGAGTTCAGCAAGTACTGCAAGTTCTGCCGCAAGCACACGCCGCACAAAGAGACGAAGTAA